CACGTAGTACGACGCCCCTTTAGCTCAGTCGGCAGAGCGTCTCCATGGTAAGGAGAAGGTCTACGGTTCGATTCCGTAAAGGGGCTCTGGTGTCGCAGTTTGGCACTGCTGCGGCCGTGTAGCTCAGTTGGTAGAGCGCACGACTCATAATCGTGTGGTCACCGGTTCAAGTCCGGTCACGGCTACTTACCGCAAATGAACAACCGAGTTCCGCTTCGCAGGATTCACCTATGAAGCGAACCGCAACGAGACATGAGAGAGGCACGCAGTGGCTGCCACCGACGTACGACCGAAGATCACGCTGGCTTGCCAGGAGTGCAAGAACCGCAACTACATCACGCGGAAGAACCGGCGCAATGACCCTGATCGCTTGGAGCTGAAGAAGTTCTGCCCCACGTGCCGCAAGTCCACGACGCATCGCGAGACTCGCTAACAGCGTTTGACCACCTAGCAGGGTCGCCGTTCCTCACCGAACGGCGGCCCTGCTTGTTGCGTTCTCGGCTTGTTGTATTCGCTTGGCATCCAATTCGCTAGGCTGTGCGGGTGTCCCTAGATCAGTCGTTCATTGGCCGTGAGTACCCGCCGAGCAGACCCTACGAGGTCGGTCGCGAAAAAATCCGTGAGTTCGCAACCGCAATCGGTGACCTCAACCCGCTCTATTTTGACCGAGACGCGGCGATCGCGGCCGGGTACGCCGACGTCATCGCGCCGCCGACGTTCGCGATTGTCGTCTCGATGGACATCTCCGGGCAGGTCATAGCCGACCCGGACCTCGGGTTGGACTACAGCAAGGTCGTGCACGGCGATCAGAAATTCATCCACACGCGCCCGATTCATGCCGGTGACGAGCTCGTGGGTGTCCTGCACATCGACGAGATCAAGTCGATCGCCGGCAACGACGTACTCACCACTCGAGCCGAATTGTCCACGGTCGACGGCGAGCACGTGCTGACCGCCATCACCAAGCTGGCCGCCCGCGGTACGTCAGCGAAGGAGGCCTGAGCGATGAGCGTAGCTATTCCGGCGTACGCCGATATAGAGGTCGGCACCGAACTGCCCGAGACGACGATTCAGGTCACCCGCGCCGACCTGGTCAGGTACGCCGGCGCCTCCGGCGACTTCAACATCATTCATTGGAACGACCGGACCGCCACCGCGGTCGGACTGCCCGGGGTCATCGCGCACGGCATGCTGACGATGGCGAAGGCGGCCAATGCGGTCACCGCGTGGGTCGGCGACCCGGGGCGAGTACTCGAGTACGCCGTTCGCTTCTCTCGGCCGGTGCCGGTGCCCGACGATGACACTGGCGCGACACTGGTCATCACCGGCCGGGTGTCGCAGAAGCTCGAGGACAACCAGGCCCGGGTGGACCTCGTCGTTAAATGCGACGGGGCCAAGGTGCTGTCACTGGCGCGCGCGGTCGTCCGGCTCGCCTAAGCGGCCACGCATGACCAACCGCACTCGATATTAGGTTCAGGGTAGGCCCGCTCGGTCGATAGAATCGTGATGACCAAGTCCCTTTGACTGATGGAAATCGAACTCGATGAGCCTGACCGATCTGAGCAGCGAAGATCTCACCCAACTCCAAACTGAACAGCGTGCGGCGTACGACGAACTAGTCGCCAAGGGCCTGGGGCTCGACCTGACGCGTGGTAAGCCGTCGCAGGCTCAGCTCGACCTGTCTAACGCGCTGCTCGCGCTGCCTGGTGAGGGCCAGACTGTCGACGCTGCGGGCACCGACGTACGCAACTATGGCGGCACACAAGGACTTCCGGAGATCCGGGAGATCTTTGCGCCGCTGATCAACGTGCCAGTCGACCAGCTCGTCGCGGGCGACAACTCCAGCCTGGCGATCATGCACGACACGATCGTCTACTCGCTGCTGAAGGGCACCGCGAGCTCGGAGCAGCCGTGGGGCAGTGGCCCGGTCAAGTTTCTATGCCCTGCACCGGGCTACGACCGGCACTTCGCGCTCTGCGAGCAGTACGGCATCGAGATGATCCCGGTCGACATGTTCGACAACGGCCCGGACCTCGATGCGATTACCCGACTGGTCGCCGACGACCCGCAAATCAAGGGGATGTGGGTAGTTCCGACGTACGCCAACCCAACCGGCGCGGTCTACACCGAGCAGGTCACCCAAGCCCTCGTCTCGATGCCGACGGCGGCGCCGGACTTCCGGATCTTCTGGGACAACGCCTACGCCGTACACCACCTGAGCGACACCGAAACCCCGGCCTTGGACGTACTCGGCCTAGCCGCGGCCGCCGGCAACCCGGACCGAGTCTTCGTGTTCGCCTCGACGTCCAAGATCACGTACGCCGGGAGCGGAGTGTCCTTCTTCGCCGGCTCGCCGGCCAACGTCAGCTGGTATCTCGGCAACCTGGCCAAGCGGACTATCGGCCCGGACAAGGTCAACCACCTGCGGCACGCGCGCTTCCTGCAAAGCCCCGACGGCGTACGCGACTTGATGCGCAAGCACCGCGAGATCATCGCGCCGAAGTTCGAGCAGGCGCTCGCCATCCTCGACGAACGGCTCGGCAAGTACGACGCCGCCACGTGGACGCACCCGCTGGGTGGGTACTTCATCAGCCTCGACGTGCTCGACGGTACGGCGACGCGCGTCGTACAGCTGGCCAAGGAGGCCGGAATCGTGATGACCGGTGCCGGTTCGGCGTACCCGTACGGCAAGGACCCGCGCGATCGCAACATCCGGATCGCCCCTACCTTCCCGTTGCCCGAGGAGGTTTCGGCCGCTATCGAGGGCCTCTCGACGTGTGTCCTGCTGGCCGCGACCGAGAAGCTACTCGCCGGCTAGTTGTCGACCTCAGGTCCCGCGCCGGTGCCCGTTCCGGTGTCGTCGCGGGCCGGGGTAGACTCTTCGCGCCGGAGCCATTGGCTCCTGCCCTGGCGTGCCCGTAACCGGCGCGAAGAGGGTGTAGCGCATAGGGGTGTGGCTCAATTGGTAGAGCAGCGGTCTCCAAAACCGCAGGTTGCAGGTTCGAGTCCTGTCACCCCTGCCAGCGTTCGTCGGTGTCTTGACACCTGCGGGCGGTTGTACGGCGATACGTCGATCCAGGTCGGCGAAGGATGGAAGGCAACGAGTGGCGAAGTCATCTCGGCGTAAGCCCGGGCAAACCGGTCGCAACACCGATGCCAATGCCGGTGCCGATTCGCAGAAAGATCTGCCGGAGCCCGACGAGGCCGCCGAAAGTGAACTCGACGACGGGTCCGACGACTCAGACGACGAGATCGACGACGGCGAAGACCTTGACGACGACGTGGACTCCGATGACGAGGACTCCGATGACTTTGACGAGGAGGCCGACTCCGACGAGGACCTTGATGAAGAGGAACTCGAAGAGGACGACGACGAGGTAGCGGCCGCCAAGAACGACAAGAAGAGCAAAACCGCTAAGAAGAGCAAGTCCGACAAGGCGAAGAAGAGCGCCGGCACGAAGAAGCCGGCCGCGAGCAAGTCGGCCGCGCGCACCCCGACCGGTGGTCCCGTGCGGTTCGTCCGGGAGTCCGCTGCCGAGCTTGGCAAGGTCGTGTGGCCGACTCGCAAGCAGATGATCACCTACACGACCGTCGTGCTTATCTTCGTTGTATTCCTGGTCGCGGCAATCGGCTTCTACGACCTCGGCATCTCGAACCTAATGATGAAGATCTTTGGTTAAGACCGCGACGACGCCCAAACAGGGCACCTGAGCTGGTAACCCGGTCGGTCGACAACGTTCGATACCCAGCGAATAATCGATCGACAACAACAAGGAAGTGAGTAAATTCCGGTGGCAGAGCAAGACTTCGATACCGAAGGCGCCGAAGATACGACGAGCGCTCCGCTGACGATCGCCGACGAGGCGGCTAACGACGTACCGGCATCTACCGACGGCGACGCGGCTAACGATGA
This sequence is a window from Antricoccus suffuscus. Protein-coding genes within it:
- a CDS encoding MaoC family dehydratase, encoding MSVAIPAYADIEVGTELPETTIQVTRADLVRYAGASGDFNIIHWNDRTATAVGLPGVIAHGMLTMAKAANAVTAWVGDPGRVLEYAVRFSRPVPVPDDDTGATLVITGRVSQKLEDNQARVDLVVKCDGAKVLSLARAVVRLA
- the rpmG gene encoding 50S ribosomal protein L33; protein product: MAATDVRPKITLACQECKNRNYITRKNRRNDPDRLELKKFCPTCRKSTTHRETR
- a CDS encoding MaoC family dehydratase N-terminal domain-containing protein; the encoded protein is MSLDQSFIGREYPPSRPYEVGREKIREFATAIGDLNPLYFDRDAAIAAGYADVIAPPTFAIVVSMDISGQVIADPDLGLDYSKVVHGDQKFIHTRPIHAGDELVGVLHIDEIKSIAGNDVLTTRAELSTVDGEHVLTAITKLAARGTSAKEA
- a CDS encoding aminotransferase class I/II-fold pyridoxal phosphate-dependent enzyme; translation: MSLTDLSSEDLTQLQTEQRAAYDELVAKGLGLDLTRGKPSQAQLDLSNALLALPGEGQTVDAAGTDVRNYGGTQGLPEIREIFAPLINVPVDQLVAGDNSSLAIMHDTIVYSLLKGTASSEQPWGSGPVKFLCPAPGYDRHFALCEQYGIEMIPVDMFDNGPDLDAITRLVADDPQIKGMWVVPTYANPTGAVYTEQVTQALVSMPTAAPDFRIFWDNAYAVHHLSDTETPALDVLGLAAAAGNPDRVFVFASTSKITYAGSGVSFFAGSPANVSWYLGNLAKRTIGPDKVNHLRHARFLQSPDGVRDLMRKHREIIAPKFEQALAILDERLGKYDAATWTHPLGGYFISLDVLDGTATRVVQLAKEAGIVMTGAGSAYPYGKDPRDRNIRIAPTFPLPEEVSAAIEGLSTCVLLAATEKLLAG
- the secE gene encoding preprotein translocase subunit SecE, with amino-acid sequence MAKSSRRKPGQTGRNTDANAGADSQKDLPEPDEAAESELDDGSDDSDDEIDDGEDLDDDVDSDDEDSDDFDEEADSDEDLDEEELEEDDDEVAAAKNDKKSKTAKKSKSDKAKKSAGTKKPAASKSAARTPTGGPVRFVRESAAELGKVVWPTRKQMITYTTVVLIFVVFLVAAIGFYDLGISNLMMKIFG